The genomic region AGATGTCGCTGCAACACCTGTTGCTTCCCAACCAGCTGCTGCAGATAATGCCCCTGCAATCAAAGTTGAAGCAACTCcaccaaagaaagaaaaagttgaAACTGCAGTAAACAATAAAGGAACTAAACATGGTGTCTAACTTACTTTATATCAGCAGCACCTTCTGTGCATCCAATGTTTAATAACACAtgcattacttttttttttttaatgttctaCTATATTAAACAGGAGATGTACCTCCAACACTTCTTGCTTCCACACCAGTTGCAGCAGAAAATGCCCTTCTTGCAGCTGAAGTTGATGCAACTCTGCCAATTAAAGACAGAGATGAAACTGTAGCAAAGGATAAAGAAACTAAACATGGTATTTGATCTACTTGATATTGGCCGCACATCtgatgctaaataatgcatgttTCATATGTTCTTGTATCTATCATATTAACAGGAGATATACCTCCAAAACCTGTTGCTTCCCCACAAGTTGCAGCAGAAGATGACCCTGCAACCAACGCTGAGGCAATTCCACCAACAGAAGACAAAGTTGAAACTAATAAACAGTGAAGAAACTAAACGTGACATTTGACCTACTCCAGATTGGCGGCACCTTGTTGCATCTGATGTCAAACAATGCATATGTcatgtattttttattttattatgttaaTCATCAAATATGGGCATGTTTGATTGTTTTTGGCATGTTTTAAAGACTATTCTTcttaagaaaattcttgagccTTCCAACAAGAGGAAATGTATTGTATTCATTCATTTTTTTCTGAATGCATTGTATTCATTCATTTTTTGGGTGGAGAGGAGGGGTATCTGTTTACTGATTTATAGAATATAAAAGATTATCTTCTGGCTTGAGCTTTAACTTTACTCTCCCACCATTCCTTCATATTGCTTAGTTGTttcttctatatatatatatatatatatatatatatatatatctatatatatatatatatatatatatatatatatatatatatatatatatatattcttgatGCCTTTGATGGCCTTCAATCATCCTGAGTCTGATGTCCGGCTGCTGTCGCTGGCATTCGGACGTTTCCGAGCTATAAAGGCGTCAAAAAACCATTCCCAATAGCTGTTTGCCATGTTATATCGAGCTGTGACAACATAAGAAAGGGCCAAGAAGTCAGACGCCCTGAATCAAAAGTACTTACAAGGTTGTCGGATCGAAAATGTCTTAGCAAAGGGATGCGCAGATCTACAAGTATAACTCACGTAGATCCGACACGGATGAGCATAGTTTAAGCTCAAAAACTCAAGGTAGAAGAGGATTGGATATTATCCGAATCATTTTTGGATCCGAATTTTTCTGGATATggataaaaatttaatcatccgACTGCTATCTCTACCTGTATCCATATccgtcaaaaaaaaattagatatggatatagataAATAACTATTTGAACCATATCTGAATATTCGATTCTATTTGTaactctatttaattttatacaccactcataaactttaaaaaacaataaataaccatattaatatattattaacttAATTTATTATACACTTAGCAATATTTTTGATTCTACAgccataaaatttatttatccaatttatatctatatttatatttatatttttagtatTTAATTTGTATTCGTTTAAAATcgatataaatttttgtatcCGACTAACatttatatctatactttttaaataaaataaatatgaatataaatatactaatatCTGATTCGATATCAGGCCTAATAGGAGAGGTCCAACGCCCCTCTGCCACGTGAGATTAGGCTCCATCCAGCCTACATTCTCCGCTGCAAGAGAGTGAGAGGGAGAGGAGCGCCACCGTTGCGGCTTCCACCCCAAAGGTCTCATTTTtttccccctcctcttcctttcAAGAAAGGAGAGAATAAATTATATCCACCAAGTTAAACGTATATAAAACACTTAACTTTTTTCTCGAACATTTCTTCTGTTGCAGGGGTCACATCCATCTAATATCTAAAAAGATATACTCATCTGACATAACAAAGTCCTGTTCCGTAATTCACAGCTGAATCTGtcatcttttttttcaaaaaatttttttttgaaagactcCTTCGAATGTAACATTTTTCTAATCCATGAcatattttataatttgttaATCCATGATGAACAAAATGTTTATAATCTgcaaatcaattagacatcatATTCCTCAGCTGTTTTGAAGGTGTGAAGGACGACCCATGGCCATCCACCCGCTTGGGTTACCTCAACCTATGCATTTACCAAACTATTGATGCCTCAAGTCTTCGGCAAATTACATGGAGCAGTCCATGAAATTTTATTTCTCCCTCTCGACCACAATCCACAAGGGGCCCCTATGCTTTCCCAGGCAGCCAGTAATAATAAAGAGAGAATCAAGCAACCGAAGCAATGAAAACGTCTTCAATTTTCATCAATTTATCACCAGTTTCATAAATAAGTGCGACGAAACA from Phoenix dactylifera cultivar Barhee BC4 unplaced genomic scaffold, palm_55x_up_171113_PBpolish2nd_filt_p 000275F, whole genome shotgun sequence harbors:
- the LOC120105395 gene encoding neuromodulin-like, producing the protein MGQEAPLNGQFNNAAFSPGSPFPFPSASPSAPTPVTSHPVAAENVAATKIEATPQTKDGDKAVVNKEASKHEDAPATKIEATSPAENGDKPIINNEAIKHGDVAATPVASQPAAADNAPAIKVEATPPKKEKVETAVNNKGTKHGDVPPTLLASTPVAAENALLAAEVDATLPIKDRDETVAKDKETKHGDIPPKPVASPQVAAEDDPATNAEAIPPTEDKVETNKQ